The Streptomyces uncialis genomic interval GACCAGCTGGGCAGCCAGCCGTCGCCCTTGGCGGCGACCAGCCGCAGCATGCGGGGCTTGTACGCGCCGAGCCAGATCGGTACGTCATGGGCCGGGGCGGGGCCGCGTTTGGCTCCGTCGGCGGTGTGGAAGTCGCCGCGTATCCGCAGGGGTGTGCGGTCGTCGGCGGCCCAGATGCCGCGGATGATGTCGATGGCCTCGCCGAGCGCGGTGACGCTCTCACCGGGGGTGAGCACCCGGCCGCCCATCGCGCCGATGGCCTGCCAGAACGCGCCCGCGCCGAGCCCCAGGTCGATCCGGCCGCCGGACAGCAGGTCGAGTCCGGCCACCGAGCGGGCGAGGACGGCGGGGTTGCGCAGGGGGAGGTTGGTGACGTTGGCCGACAGATGGACCCGTTCGGTGCGGGCGGCGACCCAGCTCATCAGCGTCCACGCGTCCAGATGCGCGGGCTGGTAGGGGTGGTCCTGGAACGTCACCAGGTCGAGGCCGACGCGTTCCGAGTGGAGGGCGCGTTCCACGACGGCGTGCGGGTCGCGGTTGTCGGGGGTGAGGAACGACCCGAAGGTCAGGTCGTGCCCGTAGTCGGTCATCGCGGCCTCCGCAGACGGAACGGTCCGAGTAGGAAGTTTACTGTTCAACCATAACGTCGGACATGATCCCCCTCTTCCCGGCACCACCCAAGACGCCCCGGCACCGGCTCTCCGGCTCCGGCACCACCCACGGCGCCCCCGATCCGCCACCACTCAAGACGCCCCCAGCACCGCTCCGGCACCATCCCCAACACCTCCCGGCACCGACTCCGGCGCCACCCCCGCCGCTCCCCAACACCGTCCCTGACGCGCTCCGGCACCACCCGACACCTCCCGGCACCGCCTCCGGGGCGGCACAGGACCCCACCCGCGGCGCCACGCAGGGCACCCCGCCCCCGGCCGCCCAGCCCGACCGGCACACCGGACGGGGCGCCGTCGCCGCACGGCCACCCCCGCCCCGACAGCACCAGCAGCGCGGCACCGCCAGGGCGGCGGACCGGCACCCGGCTCAGCGGCAGGGACCTCTCGACGGACCGGCACCCGGACTCAGCGGCCCGAACCCCCCGGCGGGCGCAGCATCGGCGGCATGAGGGCGGTCGCGGGCCCCGCACGGAAGAGCGCGGCGGGTCTGCCGCCCGCGGAGGCCCGGCGGCGGCCGGTCGGGGCCAGGAAGCCTTCGGCGTCGGTCACCTTGCGGTGGAAGTTCGGGCGGTCCAGGCTGACGCCCCAGACGGCCTCGAACACCTCACGGAGCTCACTGACGGTGAACTCGGGCGGGCAGAAGCTGGTCGCGATGGTGGTGAACTGGAGCTTGGTGCGGGCCTGATCGACCGCGTCCCGCAGGATCCGGCCGTGGTCGAACGCCAGCCCTTCGGGGTCGTCGAGGAGTTCGTCCACCGGGCGCCAGACCGCGGCCCTGGCGTCCGATCCGGCGGTGGGCACGGGCAGGTCGGGCGCGATGGCGAGGTAGGAGCAGGTGACGATCCGCTGGTCCCGGGGATCGCGGTCCGGCGCGGAGTAGACCCCGACCTGTTCGAGGTGGAACCGCTCGGCGTCGAGACCCGTTTCCTCCCGCAGCTCCCGGACCGCGGTGCCGTCGAGCGTCTCCGCGCCGCGCAGGAACCCCCCGGGCAGCGCCCATCTCCCCAGGAA includes:
- a CDS encoding NUDIX hydrolase; its protein translation is MTPTRRDRLLVHLTADLVILTIRAGVLHVLLVERGTVPFLGRWALPGGFLRGAETLDGTAVRELREETGLDAERFHLEQVGVYSAPDRDPRDQRIVTCSYLAIAPDLPVPTAGSDARAAVWRPVDELLDDPEGLAFDHGRILRDAVDQARTKLQFTTIATSFCPPEFTVSELREVFEAVWGVSLDRPNFHRKVTDAEGFLAPTGRRRASAGGRPAALFRAGPATALMPPMLRPPGGSGR